CGTTTTCCAATCGAAAGTAGTAAAACCACACCACAAGGTTGGCGATGGCGCTCGGATGCTCCGATTCAAAGTTTGCCGCATATGACCAGCTCACAAGCGGTGACCTTTATGATGGTAGAAGAGCATCTTAAGCATTTGCTACCGCCAAGTTTGATTGATGAAATGAACCCATGGTTTGATCTTGCCCGTCGTAGCCTATCTACACAAAATAACGTACGTCAGTGGATTAACCGTGTTCGTATTGTGCCAGCCAATCAACCGCTTATTCCGCCTGTGGTTGAACGTGCAGCTCAACAAGCCATTTATGAGGGATTACTGCAAGACAAACAACTTGAATGTGTCTATCAAGGGCGCGGTCAACATAGTGAAGAGAAAACCTATATTTTGAATCCTTTAGCTTTGGTGCAAAAAGGTTCAATTATCTATTTGGTGTGCACACGTCATGACAAATCTGACATTCAAACCTTTGCCTTACATCGTTTTAAATCAGCTCAGGTACTGAGTTCACGTGCACTCCACCCTGTTAACTTCGATATTGATGATTATATTGAGTCAGGTGCACTAGGCTTCCGCGTGGACTTCAATCAACCGACTGAAAATATTCTGTTGAAATTGCACATGAGTGAAGCAGATGCGCACTATTTTGAAGAAAGTCAGTTAAGTCGCGATCAATCGATTGAAAAATTAGAAGATGGAATGGCGATGATCAGTGCTACAGTGCCCTATACCTCACAACTGGTTTGGTGGTTACGTAGTTTTGGCAAAAAAATCCGCAAGATCGAACCTGACTATGTCGCTCGTATGGTCAGCCAAGAAGATGAATAAAAAAAAAGCCCCAAATATGGGGCATATAATTTGTTATTGTATTTTGGTTATTCGGCTGTCTAAGGCTAATATTCCGTAATATGTTTAACTTGCTCACCCGCTAAACATACCACACCATAAAATTGTACTAACACATTCGATGGCATAAGCAAGCCAACTCTGCATTATTAAATCGGATTGATTTCATTGTCATACTTTTCCTCCGCTTGTTTAAGTAAAGTTAGAGTAGTGAAAAAAATCCTATCTGTGAAATAACAACTTTGCATGTCTTTTGATCAAAAGTTCTTAAAGACAATTTTCGTAATACTTAGCAAAATTGATCATAAAATAAACTCTCTCTTGAAAATATTAAACATGTAAAAATCCAACTACAAAATACCACTTGTATCAAAGCCTTAGCCCATGCACATTGAAAGCATTAAGAATAAGAATGAGGCTTTCATTCCGCATGGCTAATCCATTACAACTCACGCGTCACAAATTACTCAATACTTTCTTCTCGCGCCATTCTGTTTGGTTTGCTTGTATATTCATCGCGCTCTTATTCACTATCTTTCATGTAGGTTATTCACCGCGCTATATTTATCATTTTCTACCTGAAACATTGGTCAATTCACTTTGGATTATTACCAGCATTTTAAGTTTTGTCGGTCTGTATGATGTCCTGCAAAACAAACATTCCATTCTAAAAAACTACCCAATCATGGGACATTTTCGGTATATTTTTGAAGAATTTAGACCTGAAATTCGACAATATTTTATTGAGTCTGATCAGGATGCCTTACCATTTTCACGTATGCAACGTAGCCTTGTTTACCAACGTGCAAAAGGCGAAAATGCCGATAAACCTTTTGGCTCAATTGTAGACGTCTATCAAAATAATTATAAATTTGTCAGCCATTCAATTACGCCTGTGAAAGCTGCAGATCCCGCCAGTTTTAGAATTGTCATCGGTAATGACCAATGTAGCCAACCCTATAGTGCATCTATTATGAATATTTCTGCGATGAGCTTTGGTAGTCTGAGTGCCAATGCCGTCCGCGCACTGAACCTTGGCGCAAAAATGGGGAACTTTTACCATGATACAGGTGAAGGCAGTATTAGCCCTTATCATTTAGAAAATAACGGTGACATTGTTTGGGAACTCGGTAGTGGCTATTTTGGTTGCCGAACCTTAAATGGTCAGTTTGATCCTGTCAAATTTGCCGAACAGGCAGCTTTACCGCAGGTCAAAATGATTGAAATCAAAATGTCGCAAGGCGCTAAGCCGGGTCATGGCGGCATTCTACCGAAGGATAAAATTTCCGAAGAAATTGCTCAAATTCGTGGCGTTAGCCGTGAGATCGATTGTGTTTCTCCATCCAGTCATCCTGCGTTCCACACCCCACTTGAGATGGTTTATTTCATTCAGCAATTGCGAGAACTCTCAAAAGGAAAACCCGTAGGTTTTAAATTATGCTTGGGTCAACCTTGGCAATTTATGAGTATTGTCAAAGCAATGCTAAAAACGGAGATCTATCCTGACTTTATTGTGGTGGATGGTTCTGAAGGCGGTACCGGTGCTGCACCAATTGAGCTCATTGATTTTGTAGGTGCACCATTAAGAGAAGGCTTATTGTTTATTCACAATACCTTAGTGGGTGCTGGTATCCGCGATAAAATCAAAATTGGTGCAAGTGGCAAGATCATTAGCGCATTTGATATTGCCAGTACACTTGCCATTGGTGCAGATTGGGTCAATTCTGCTCGCGGCTTTATGTTTGCTGTCGGTTGTATTCAAGCGCAGAGCTGTCATACCAATCAATGCCCTGTTGGTGTTGCAACGCAAGATAAAGACCGTCAAAAAGCTTTACATGTACCTACAAAAGCAGAGCGTGTGTTTAATTTTCACAAAAACACTTTACATGCACTATCTGAACTTATTGCAGCCGCAGGTGTCGAACATCCATCTGAAATTAAGGCGCACCATTTAGCACAGCGTATTAATAGCCACGAAATTAAAAATTATGCGCAGGTACATTTCTGGTTAAAAGATAAAGAGCTCTTAAACAGTCAAAATTTAGATGACGATAATTTTTATTATCGTATGTGGTCTTTAGCTGATGCCGAAAAGTTTTAAAGAGTAATCATCTCAATAAAAAAGCGAAGCCCGAGCTTCGCTTTTTTGATTTCAATAATAAGTTTTCGATTGATGTGCATGTAGAAAAGCAGGAATTAAACCGGTTAATGCGGCACGAATATCGGCACGTTCATTAATCAATTGATGTGAACCTTCTTCAAGCATGAGTAGTGTCTGTAAACGGAATTTACGACGGATAAACTCGACATTGTAACGCCAATCCACCGTTTGATCCTGTGCCCCTTGTGCCAACCAAACAGGAATTCGACAAGCCGGACGCGCTTCCATTTCTTGCATCCATTTTGACATCGCAAGAATCCAGTCCATCCCCATCATTCGCGGTTGTAACGGGTCTTTTAAACGTACAAAACGCAAAAATTCAGGGTTATGATTATTCCTGCGGAAATGACGGGGAACTTCACGTTTAATACGGCGAATAATGCCAAGACCGACAGAGTTATGCCACCACGCTGATTTTGCAGGACGAATTAATGGTGAAAGCAATAACACACGATCCACAAACGGATTCTCCCGTTTTTGTGCAAACTCGAGTAAATGATGCATCCAAATTGCACCACCCGTACTCTGTCCAATCCCTAACCATGGTTTAGGCAATTGCGCTGCATTTTTCACATAACGGTGTACCGCATGTAACACTTGCTGATAGTGATCAAAGTTTTGAATACTTGCCGGGGATCCATCACTTAAGCCATGTCCTGGCAGGTCATAAGTTAATACACTAAAACCTTGTG
This window of the Acinetobacter sp. NCu2D-2 genome carries:
- a CDS encoding helix-turn-helix transcriptional regulator, which produces MSAQEKETSNSLYRQWQILSRLTTGKWMGTRELQEILIREGVDISLRTIQRDLNQIAQRFPIESSKTTPQGWRWRSDAPIQSLPHMTSSQAVTFMMVEEHLKHLLPPSLIDEMNPWFDLARRSLSTQNNVRQWINRVRIVPANQPLIPPVVERAAQQAIYEGLLQDKQLECVYQGRGQHSEEKTYILNPLALVQKGSIIYLVCTRHDKSDIQTFALHRFKSAQVLSSRALHPVNFDIDDYIESGALGFRVDFNQPTENILLKLHMSEADAHYFEESQLSRDQSIEKLEDGMAMISATVPYTSQLVWWLRSFGKKIRKIEPDYVARMVSQEDE
- a CDS encoding FMN-binding glutamate synthase family protein; the encoded protein is MANPLQLTRHKLLNTFFSRHSVWFACIFIALLFTIFHVGYSPRYIYHFLPETLVNSLWIITSILSFVGLYDVLQNKHSILKNYPIMGHFRYIFEEFRPEIRQYFIESDQDALPFSRMQRSLVYQRAKGENADKPFGSIVDVYQNNYKFVSHSITPVKAADPASFRIVIGNDQCSQPYSASIMNISAMSFGSLSANAVRALNLGAKMGNFYHDTGEGSISPYHLENNGDIVWELGSGYFGCRTLNGQFDPVKFAEQAALPQVKMIEIKMSQGAKPGHGGILPKDKISEEIAQIRGVSREIDCVSPSSHPAFHTPLEMVYFIQQLRELSKGKPVGFKLCLGQPWQFMSIVKAMLKTEIYPDFIVVDGSEGGTGAAPIELIDFVGAPLREGLLFIHNTLVGAGIRDKIKIGASGKIISAFDIASTLAIGADWVNSARGFMFAVGCIQAQSCHTNQCPVGVATQDKDRQKALHVPTKAERVFNFHKNTLHALSELIAAAGVEHPSEIKAHHLAQRINSHEIKNYAQVHFWLKDKELLNSQNLDDDNFYYRMWSLADAEKF
- a CDS encoding alpha/beta hydrolase, whose amino-acid sequence is MSDIPFLNPSILKQLDLPVPSRDVTPQVLQALNLNRLEEPTVELQAYRKLYGFDALDCNHWQGFVQMPLFKIHVQVFEPHLEQTSFDKIQGTVFLLHGYLEHSGIYQPIVEELLSQGFSVLTYDLPGHGLSDGSPASIQNFDHYQQVLHAVHRYVKNAAQLPKPWLGIGQSTGGAIWMHHLLEFAQKRENPFVDRVLLLSPLIRPAKSAWWHNSVGLGIIRRIKREVPRHFRRNNHNPEFLRFVRLKDPLQPRMMGMDWILAMSKWMQEMEARPACRIPVWLAQGAQDQTVDWRYNVEFIRRKFRLQTLLMLEEGSHQLINERADIRAALTGLIPAFLHAHQSKTYY